AAATCGAGGATGCCAAGAAACGCGAGGAAGAGGAGGTTGCGGATGGAGAGTATGATGAGTATTATGTTAACCTTGCAGACCCATGAAAAAGTGTAGCGTTGATGGTGGTCATCTTGTCATTTTGTTTTCATTTCATTTTTTCTGTTTTTATTGATGTATTATTTTAGTTTTCTTTACTTGCCATGTAACGTTATTTGCAGTATGTGAAGTTCTAATTTTTTTAAGCTTGAACATTTTGAATATTATTTACCAAGCACTTTGAAAAGTAATACCGTAAACGAAAATGACTAGATCATGACTTAATAAAAACAACAAGTCTGAAAGTGACCAGAACTAATAAAAATAAGTCTGAACTGAATACGTAATGAAAACATGGCATAATAAAAACAACAAGTCTGGAAATAAGATAAACAGTACTGATCAGATACAGAACCTCACGTCGGCGTGGCATAGCCTCCCCTTTCCTTTCACTGCTCTACAGGGCTGCTGTCTCGGCTGTAGATGAGGATCGGGGTCCTAATCATCGTCATCCTGCTCATCACTCTCATCCTCCATATCTGCCTCAAGCATGACCGGGGGTGTATGCATCTGACGCCCCTGCTGAAATCTCTGTGAGGAGGTATCATGTACAAACCAGGGGTCGAACCCCCTAGCCGGGGTCTGGAAAGAAAAGCCCGAACCACATGTCTCAGGTGGGAAACCGTATGTAGGCTGTGGAAAGGCCTGAATCGAACCAGATGATCATAGTCGCTCCGAGTAGAATGACCCCAACTGGATCCAGCAGCTCAAGCACTAGGAACAATATAAGGGGCTTGATTAGTGTGGCCCATAGTAGATGTACCGACATAAGGGCTCTGGGCCTGAGTAGTGTGACCAAAAGTAGATGTACCAACATCATGGCTCTGAGAGCTCTGTCCCCAGGAAGACCCACCAACATCATGGACCTGTGAACTGTGACCCCAAGGAGACATTGGAGAAGCTCCCTCTCCCTGAACGAAGTGGTCCCAAGTACGCTCAATATGTCCATGCCCCGGAGAACTATGCTCCCAACCTGAGTCAGAGGAGGTGTATAACGAAGAACCCTCTCCACCTGTTAGACGAGGCCAAGGCTCCCAACCATCCCGAGGAGCTGGTGCAGCATGAAGAAATGCAGTACCTGGCCTACGGGCATGAGTATCTCTAGTACGTGGGGTAGCAGGAGGTAGATGCGGGGGCCTCTGTAAAAGATATGTGAAACTTATGGCATCTAATGTGCCATGTAAACCCTGAAGCGCCTTTTTCACAGTATCATCATCCTCTGCCATGCCAGACCCCCGAATCTAGTGGTAGGCAGCGGACAAGCCCTCAACCTGTATTGGCAATATGTAAATGTGTACACATAAACTCTTATTGTGACAAATGAATAAATAGTAATCTAAGAGAAATCTTACGGCCACGGTTAGGTGCCCCTGCGACCCCTGGAATCCTTGTTGGTCCCTCCAAATCCTGAGGTTGATCATAAAACGCCTAGTGTCTCTATCGTACCACTGAGGCTCAACTGCGAACATAGGTTGCGAGTATGTCTGTAAGATGGTGGCCCAAGTACGGCAGTGTGACGTGACTCCCACATCTCACGCACCCTACGGAACTGAAAAGGCCATCCTTTCCGAACCCTATGAAAAGAATCATGGCATGTATGCGGAGATTCAGTAGGGACTTGCTGCAAGTGTCCTAACTGTCTCGTGACCCTATTAGTGTAGCACCACTCCACCCATGTCAAGTAAATGAGAGGACAAGGTGCACTCATAAGTGAAAGCTCAAGCTCAGGGATGCCTCGTGCCTCAACCGCGCAATCATCGTAGGGCCTCCACCTGAAGGAATCCTCAGACATGGTATCTAGGTCATAATGAATGTCGCGTAAAGAATGTGTCTGCACAGTCCTACCATCCAATGGGACCATCCACCTGAAGCCAAATGTATTTTGTTAATGACATGGTTGCAATATTTCTGAACATGAAAGAAGAGTCATAATTAATTTACCATACCTAATAGTACGGGGATGCTGCAGCAAATAAGCGTCTCGCTGTCTGGGAGCTAAGCAGTACAATGCTTATATACCCAAACCTGGACCACATATGCATTCGAAAAATAAATATTTCTTGTATGCATGAAGTATGAAGTATTGATAATGCACCCAATAGTATGCATGAAGTATGCAGTGTGTGTAATGCCCCTACAGTACGCATGGATAATGTACCCTATAATATGAAGTATGTTGGGTGGATATGTACCTGTAATAATGTCATGGACCCGCATAGCTCGGTCTTATATCCAATGTTGGCTGAGCACAAGCGCCGGTAAAGATAAGCAAGACATGTACTGCCCCAGCTATAAGTACTAATCTGAGTCACGTGGCGCACAAATGGGAGGAGGTTCAGAGGCATGCGGTAACCACTATAATTCGGCACAGTAGAACCAATGAGCAGAAGCAAGTGTGCACGTGTGTGGTATAGTAGCTCACGCTCGTGATCAGGACCAGTAGCCGAGTGTAGACGTGAACAATCACCGAAATGATGAACCAACCAACTAATCTTAATTTCACCCTTCTTGATGACATCCGTATCTTGCTGTGGGTCGGGGGTAACACCAAGAAGCTCATGTAATAACAATGCACCTGCATCCCCTGGAATAGGTAATACGGGACGCTCATGTAATAACAATGCACCTGCATCCCCTGGAATAGGTAATACGGGACGTTCGACACTGCAGAACCCTAATATGTAGTAAACATCCTCAAGTGTCATAGTAATCTCGCCAAAATGGAGATTGAAAGTTCATTATGCGTTTTTTAAATGCATAAATGACGATCATTTACGGCTCCGCTCGAATTTTAAGACATACTGGGATTGTATTGAGGCTAATCCACTACCACAACCACAACCTATCCTGGATGCCATAAGAGAAGCTGGTTTAATGGGTGTTCTGGTAAATGGGAGTATCAGACATGATGCTGGCATTATATCGGCTTTTCTTGATTGATGGCGCCCGGAGACTCATACTTTCCATCTCCGTTGTGGCGAGCCACTATGACACTGAGGATGTTTACTACATATTAAGGCTGAGCAGTGTCGGGCGTCCCATATTACCTATTCCTGAGGATGCAGGTGCATTGTTATTACATGAGTTTCTTGGTGTTGCCCCCGACCGACAACAAGATACGGATGTCATCAAGAAGGATGAAATTAAGATTAGTTGGTTGGTTCGTCATTTCAGTGATTGTTCATGTCTACACTCAGCTACTGGTCCTGATCACGAGCGTGAGCTATTATACCACACACGTGTACACTTGCTTCTGCTCATTGGTTCTACTGTGCCGAATTATAGTGGTTACCGCATGCCTCTGAACCTCCTCCCATTTGTGCGCCACGTGGCTCAGATCAGTACTTATAGCTGGGGCAGTGCATGTCTTGCTTATCTTTACCGGCGCTTGTGCTCAGCCAACATTGGATATAAGACCGAGCTATGCGGGTCCATGACATATTACAGGTACATATCCACCCAACATACTTCATATTGTAGGGTACATTATCCATGCGTACTGTAGGGGCATTACACACACAACATACTTCATGCATACTATTAGGTGCATTATCCATACTTCACGCGTACAAGAAATATTTATTTTTCGAATGCATATGTGGTCCAGGTTTGGGTATATAAGCATTGTACTGCTTAGCTCCCACACAGCGAGACACTTATTTGATGCAGCATCCCCGTGCtcttaggtatgctaaattaatTATGACTCTTTCTTTCATGTTCAGAAATATTGCAACTATGTCATTAACACAATACATTTGGCTTCAGGTGGATGGTCCCATTGGATGGTATGACTGTGCAGACACATTCTTTATGTGGCATTCGTTATGACCTAGATACCATGTCTGAGGATTTCTTCAGGTGGAGGCCCTACGATGATTGCGCGGTTGAGGCACGAGGCATCCCTGAGCTTGAGCTTTCACTTATGAGTGCACCTTGTCCTCTCATTTACTTGACATGGGTGGAGTGGTGCTACACTGATAGGGTCACGAGACAGTTTGGATACTTGCAGCAAGTTCCTACTGAATCTCTGCTTACAGGCCATGATTCTTTTCATAGGGGTCGGAAATGATGGCCTTTTCAGTTCAGTAGGGTGCGTGAGCTGTGGGAGTCACGTCACATCGTCATGCTTGGGCCATCATCTTACAGACGTACTCACGACCTATGTGCGCAGTTGAGCCTCATTGGTACGATAAAGTCACTAGGCGTTTTATAATCAATCCCAGGATTTGGAGGGACCAACAAGGATTCCAGGGGTCGCAGGGGCACCTACCCGTGGCTGTAAGATTTCTTTTCTTAGATTACTACCTCTTCATTTGTCACAGTATGAGTTTATATAAACATATTTACATGTTGTCAATACAGGTTGAGGGCTTGTCTGCTGCCTACCACAAGATTCGGGGTTCAGGCGTGGTAGAGGATGATGATACCGTGGATGAGGCGCTTCAGGGTTTACAATGCACATTAGATGCCATAGGTTTCACATATCTTTTACAGAAGCCCCCGCGTCCACCTCTTGCTACCCCACGTACTAGCGGTGCTCATGCCCGTAGGCCAGGTACTGCATTTTTTCATGCTGCACCAGCTCCTCGGGATGGTTGGGAGCTTTGGCCTCGTTTATTAGGTGGAGAGGGTTCTTCATTATACACCTCCTCTGGCTCAGGTTGGGAGCATAGTTCTCCGGGGCAGGGACATACTGACCCCTATGTCTCCTTGGGGTCACAGTTCACAAGTCCATGATGTTGGTATGATGTTGGTGGGTCTTCCTGGGGCAGAGCTCTTAGAGCCATGATGCTGGTACATCTACTTTTGGCCACACTACTCGGGCCTAGAGCCCTTATGTCGGTACATCTACTATGGGCCACACTACTCAAGCCCCTTATGCTGTTCCTAGTGCTTGGGCTGCTGGATCCAGTTGGGGCCATTCTACTCGGAGCGATTATGGTCATGTGGTTCAGGCCTTTCTACAGCCTACATACGGTTTCCCACTCGAGACATGTGGTTCGGGCTTTTCTTTCCAGACCCCGGCTAGGGGGTTCGACCCCTGGTTAGTAGATGATACCTCCTTACAGAGATTTCAGCAGGGGCGTCAGATGCATACACCCCCGGTCATGCATGAGGCAGATATGGAGGATGAGAATGATGAGCAGGATGACGACGATGAGGAACCGATCCTCCTGTACAGCTGAGACAGCAGCCCCGCAGAGCAGTGTAAGGAAATGGGAGGCTATGCCACACCGACGGGAGGTTCTGTGTCTGATCAGTACCTGTTTCTCATGTTTCCAGACTTGTTGTTTTTACTATGACATTTTTTCATTACGTATTCAATTCAGACTTATTTTTATTAGTTCTGGTCACTTTCAGACTTGTTTTTATTAAGATATGATCTAGTCAATTCCGTTTACGATATTACTTTTCAAAGTGCTtgataaataatattcaaaatgttcaagcttaaaaaaattaaaactttCACATTACAAGGCAAAAAACAGAAAACTAAAATAATACATCAATGAAAACAGAAAAAATTAAATGAAAACACAATGACAACATGACCACCATCAACGCTACACTTTTTCATGGGTCCGCAAGGTTAACATAATACTCATCATACTCTCCATCCGCAACCTCCTCTTCCTCGCGTTTCTTGGCATCCTCGATTTTCCTTAATTCCTGAGCCTCTTCCGTAGCTGCAACATCTGTGCTATTTCAACATCTTCTCTTTCAATCATCTCTTCCTGTATTCGATGGTACATATCATGGAGTCCTTCCTTCCCACGAACAAATTCCTCCTTAGTAATGAAACAGTCTTTATAAGACTTCTGAAGTTTATCCAATTCTTCTGTGAAGACGTCTATCAATTGAAAGTTCACCAGTCCAAATCTATAGAACTCATCGTGATTAGGGACCCAGTCTTTACCCTTTCTCTCTTCTCTAGCCTTCATCCTTTGCATCCTTCTCATTATATCCTCTTGGTCGTACGCCGCTCGTTTCTTAGCCTTTTCTTCTTCAATCAATTTCTTCTTAGAAACTTCATTTTGCTTTTTAGACGGGTAACTGGGAACAGTGTTGTAGAGGTTGCAATTCTTTTCCCCTTGTCCATTTCTAAGATTTTACTTCAATAAGAGATTGTTGGGGTTTTGGTACATAGAAGGCTATATTTATAAGCCAAACATGTGGTTGTAATAGGAGATTAAAGATATTAATGGGATAAGTTTACATGTGACTTCTGGCCTAATTCCAGGCTTTCATCTGTATACCATAAAAACACGAAATGACTTGAAATTGATACAAGTAAATGCAatgactttatttcatttcatcTACAAAAAGTGAAAACTTTTATCAAATAGTTATATTTTTCTCTGTATTTCATTTATATGATTTGACTTGTCATTGCTGTTTTTCATGTGTCTTTCCACAACATCATTTTCCGTGTTTATCTCAAAATTATTGAAATTGATTGCATGTGGTTTCTACTGTGTACTTACGGGATACCTAACTCATTTGCTGATAAGGCTCTTTGAATTATTTTCATACTGCTTTCAAAAAATTATATGACTTGTCACATTTCACATGGTTGACAATAATGAAACGTACATCAACAAAACTAACAGCTCGTACATCTTCATTACTTCTCCCATCCACAACTGTTAGGTTTAATTATCTTTTCATTATCACTCAACTACTTACACTATATAAATTTTACACCCTCACACATATGTCATCCAAACAGTATTAGTATGTCATCGTCCACAAATCACAAATGGTTGCTACGAGAAAGACATGACGATTATCGTACTTTTAGGGTAAGCCATCCAGTGGAGTACTTTGCTGGTGTTCGCCGAGAATGGGCATTTCGACGTGAAGAATCTGAAAGTCATATACATGATCTGATTGCGATGAGTGTAAGGGTTCCACTTCGTCGTTCCCTATCTATATATCCTCGCCCCGAGGAAAATCTTCATTGGTCTGAATTTAGGCGAAAAGTGGTTAAAGCTGTGACTCGTCGGAGGGAAAATAAACGAATGTTGTTGTGTAAGAGTCGTTATTATATGTTTGAACTAGCACAAGATTCAGGTCGTGCTTCTGGTAGAGAGCTTACGGAAGCGGAACAACACAGACTATTACAAAATGAGGATTACATTTCCGATGATTACATGTCTGATGAACAAATTTGACTTAAATTTCATCATTTTTATGTTGTATTACTACTTTCAACAGTTTCATGAATGTCCTTCCCATTTCATAGTTCCATTTTCAATTTATGGATGATCTATTTCACACACTTGCAGTACCGTTTTCAGACGGTACAAATTGCTatgttttcaattttttttgaaaatactTTAATTTTTAATGCTCACAACACACTAAATATACGTCTACATCAAACAaagaacatttttataaattatgTACCACTACACTTCTAAAATTCTTGATTATGAGGTCTCGTCAAGAAAAAATATATTTCCCATGATACCCTTTTCCAAGCAACTAAAGCatacaaaaaaatttaaaaatttaaaataaaatatacatacTACAAATAAGTTTACATCACTACTCAACAAAAAATAATTGAACCAGAATAAATTTTTGGGAATTAAATATGAGCGTTCAAAAACATGCCCTCACGTTAAAAATTTACACTCGACTCGCATGACTCCCTTTTTGGAGCTACAAAagtcatatatatatacaacCTTTTGATTAAAATAGAAAACATACACTAAAAATAGGTTTACATCACTACCCAACAAAAAAAATtacttcaaaataattttttatttatttaatatgaGATCTCAAAACATGCCTTCACATGATTTTTTAAACTTACAAAACAATACAAATAAGGGACAAACGGGGAGGAAAAGAAAAGATTATACATAACATGTTGTTACTTAATCTGTTTTAAAATATACCCCAGAATGTCACTACTTCTGGGTCTCCTTGGCAGGACCTCAAAATAAGTGGCGTTCTGTGCAATTTTTATGAAATTGTGTTCAACTGTGCCATAAAAATGAAAAAAAGGCACTCAGCTGTACCATAAAACGGACGGAGCCTGATtcatatgtatgtatgtatgtttGTATATGTATATGAATCCTTAGATTACGTAATAGAAATATGGCATCATTAGCCACATAGTATTACAGCTTGGAGATGAGAAAACTGAAATGTCTATTAGGTCTTGTTCCTTTTTAGAATTTGTTGCAGTGAGTTTGGCGTGTTTTGGTAATCTTTTCTCTGACAGTGGTTTCGTGTCTAATACCATAATAGACTAGTTCCAAATGCGTGTATGATGAAGTGTCTGAAATGTGtgtagaaaataaataaattttcagttTGTTTAGCACTTTGATACAATGAACTATTTCATTAAAATTCCGCGAACCAGTTGAGATGTGCATGATATATTTTACTCCTGCTTTCAGTTGGAACTGAAGAAAGATAATACCTTGATGTGCTAGTCCAGTAAAGTAGTAGATGTATTAATCCAAATGCAACAATTTATCTTTGGTCCTTGCATGCATCTTCACGAGGAAGTAAAACATCCAACTGTTGGCGCATATATTGTTCTCGATTATGACTTTACAACTTTTATTTCATAACATGTTGTTACTTAATCTGTTTTGGAATAGGTAGCTACAGAAAGATAACATTGTTTTACACAGTCCTTGGATtgttaaaaattaactgaaaagTACTCGGGACCCATGATAAGAGGAATTTTTAAAGCTGATAAATTTAGTTTAGTTCATTTTAGAATAACTTTTGTTTTATCATTATCTAGGCAGTGAAGGCGATATACATCCTAGTTCATGTAATACTCTACTAGGATTCTTTACAAAAAGAATCTAATCTTTGTGCGTTGTCCTCTATTGCTGTATATGTTGCTGCTGGTCATTAAAATTTTAAGAGTGTTAATTCAATTGAATTTGTGTTATTAATCTGTTGTATAATCTCGTCATAGATATATTTTCTTAATGTTTGTTTTGTGTTGCTTTGGACATTAACAGTCAAGTTTCAGGAATTTGATTCGGAATAACAAGATTTTGTATACAGGCTGAGCTGGAGGAATCAGATCAGAAAGATGGCCCAGAAATTGATGAAGCTAAAAGCACTGTAGCAGATCTGGAAAAGGTGGTTGAAACAACGGAAACCTAATATTCAGCTTTCAGAGAACAGAATTTCCTCGGAGGACTAGAATTATGAATTTGTGTTATATCCTGAGCTTTGTTTGCATTCAGTACCGATAAATTGTGGTCATGGTACTAGTTTAAACCTATGAATTGCCTTGGTTATTGTTGGTTTTATATATGAtgggaatatatatatatatatatatatatatatatatatatatatatatttgtgtacTTCTAATTGTAAGGTTTGCTGGGATTAAGTCATCTGAGTGAGTGATTTTTTTTCCTAAACAAACTGCTCGACTCATATCTGTATGTTGAGCAAGGTGTGCAACTAAGTTATGTTGAGCAAGGTGTTTTTTATGCATGGATCAGACATCCTTGCGTCTACTTTTGTAAAGAGTATAAAATAGTAATGCTtgtatttttgttttattttcgaATCCCACCCATGTTCACATCCAGAACAGGAGTATAACCATTAAAGGGGAAACTCGTTAGTAATTTGGACCCTCGACAGAGTTATGATTCTTGCTGCAGGGCCTAAGATTCATTTTCTAGATGACAGGTCAAACTGTATGATATTAAGAAAGGTTTTTTCGGCAGGTTGATTTAGTAGTGTTTTTCTTTTCCTTGCTGCCCCCCCTTCAATACTGGGTTTTGTTTAATTGCTTTGAAATGGATATGAAAATAGTGGTTCAGGGGACTTGCATGATGAGCAAGAGCAGCTGCAGCATAATGAAACATATACACATTTTACATTAACTAGTGTACCTATATCTGGAATCAGTGACGGCAACCATCTGTACCGATGTTATGATTTTTACGATATATATAGCATCTAAAACTAAAGCACAAATTGTGTAACCCCGTGCATAACAGGATCACTCAAGTAGAAATTGCTCCACCTACGATTGTGAACAGAAAACTGTAATTATTCAGGAGGAGCTATTGACAGATTAAGTCGGATGATCCTAGACAGAGGCAATGTCTGAGCCACTCCTGCAACTAAGTTAAAAACGACTGCTCCTTCTAACTCAACCTTTAGTCAGAGGAGAAATAACACAAGTACCAAGGCACTCCAAGTGTTTGCGTTGATCCTTTAGAAATTTCTTTGATGTTATAATGTTTAGCCAACGCTTCAGCCTGGGATAGGCCCTTCCTGGTTCCGCCACTGGCCACTGTATAATATATTTATGACGACGTATGTTTATGAGCTCTAAACTAAGGCGCACATCAGTTGTAGGAAGTTATGTTGTATCAATCAATTAAGAGGCTGATTAAGCACAGAGGTCCAAATGTAGTATTCCATCCTGCCTAGCTCGTTCTCCTGATCAAAATCGGACTTCGTGTCAACACAATATCCTTGTTTATCAGAGTCTTGATTGATCTCAATCCAAGCCTCTGTGTTGTGGTCGTGAAGATGATCAAAGTAGAGATTGAACGACATTTGTTGTTCAGATGCCATGTCCTCTAAGCTTGACCTGCATAACTGATCCACATCATCTGTTCTGAACATGCAATCTTCATCTTTAAGCCAAGGGAAATCAAATATCCCTGATTCTCCTCTAACATCTGACGATGAAAACAATGCAAAACAGTCAACATTTTCATCATCCTGCGTATGATCATGATGATGGTAATTCATGTCAAATCTATCTCTGCTCCCATCAATTTTGTCTAATTCATAATTGTGACGAGGATCAGAAACATCATTGTGTCTAAATTCCAATTTGGTTGCATTAGTTTTCAGCAAGTTGTtattcttcttcttcctcttcttcttttCATGATCCGGTCGGTCTCGGGACCTCCTCTTCTTGTTCTCCGGTTTCTCCATCACAAGATCTGGTACCTGCAGCTTGATTTAATTAATCAGAGCTTGCATGCATTGTATATAAAGAGCTAAGAGCAACCACAATCATATATGATGCATGTGTGAATGTATATTTTGTTAGTCAATTTGTTAAATAAATGAGTGATAAAACACACAATGTAATTATCCCTTCCGTGTATATCTCTAAGATTTTAGAGCATGCAATTGCTGCTGCTAAGGTTGGCCACATGGTAAGCGTATTCCTCGTTCTCCTTCACACACTTTAACTTCACATTCATACATACTAATATTTGTATTTCATAGTATCAAAATATCAATTTTTAAGTGGTGTCAGTCTAATACTAATACTTCACCACagagaaataaataaataaataaataaataataacttTTGATCAAGTATAACCTGTAACAGAACTGGACCCTAAATAATACAATCAGTGAGATAGATTACATATAATATGGATGATGAAAGCAGAACATAGAAGACATGAGTAATGTTTTTATTCACACTCATCCAGACGCTTGGGATGAAGCCTCCTTAATAACAAAGTATAATTTCCCAGGAATTTGCGTCGCTGGGAATAGCCACCCTGAAGAAATGATCTTCAGTATTGTATTCAAAATTTTGTTGCGTAGAGTTGACAAGGCACAATTTTGGCCTGGGATCAGAAAATGCTCCAAAACAACCAGAAGCTCCTTTTCCCTTGATTTTTATTCCGGAACTACTTCCTGCAGAACCTTCTACTTCAACTACCTCTACTGCTTCAACTGCCCCTCCAGAGTTGTACATATTTATCAATCCAATTGGCGCTAACTTAACATTTTGCTTGTACATCTGTAAACATATATTTGCATGCTCATTACCACAATACTTTCGGAAATAATTTTAACTTTTCATGAATTACTATTTATTTATAACATTTGGATTTTGCTATGCCAGCCAGTAATGATAGTTGATAGGTAAGAAATAAAACCTTGATTGGGGAGACAGTGAAGACATTGCATTCCAACTTTTTCAATGTAATTGCAAATGTGTCTCGCTTTGAAAGTTGTGACAGTGATCCTAATACACACATGCAAAAGTTTGATGTTAGATTTTATCGAATTCTCTGTTTAATTGTGCATGAATCTTGTACCTGAATTGAAGGAAAAGACAGCATAATCTCCTCCTCTCCATGATTTCCCTGAAACTTCCTCTTCAAGATACTCGATATCAGAAGGTGATACCTGTCCAGATAGCTCATAACTACCAGTTTCTCCCTCAGCAGTATTGGTACGGTCCAGACAAGGCCAGCTTCCTGCTCCTTGGCAGTTAAAGATTCCAATGACCCCAGTATGTTTGTTCAGGTTCCAGATCTTTAGAAGGCTATTTTATGTGATCACATGTTTATGGTATACCTTAGCAACTCATCAACACTGCTATAAGATGTAGTTGGAAAAACTGGAATAGTATAGAAAGACCTACCTCGTCCCATCTGTAACTGGATCACTGAATAGGCAATCCCGAGTTGGCCTTCCCGGGTACCTGGCTCTCAGGACTGCTCCATCTGGAAGTACAAGTTTTTTAAGTACTGTGAAGTCATGTTGTCCTGGTTTGTCACTGCCACCAGTCATTGTATCGATGTGATGCAACGTAGTTTGTCAAGGTACAGTTTAAAACATCGATCTACAGTACTTAACTTTTATTTCTCAAGTCTTTAACTATCAGTGTATACCTGACATAAACTCCACAACCTCCTACAGCTCGAGCCACTGCATGGAACTCAGCTGCTTCGTGTTTGCTCTGAAAAAGTTGTAAATTGGTTAATAAATGACCAAATGTATTAGGCATGTAATGTACAACTGAGACTGTCTCATACATAGAACATATCCCAATCAGGGACAACTACTTCACCAAATAATATGCTGTTATAAGCTACTGCTGCAATGTGAAGT
This sequence is a window from Apium graveolens cultivar Ventura chromosome 9, ASM990537v1, whole genome shotgun sequence. Protein-coding genes within it:
- the LOC141684804 gene encoding uncharacterized protein LOC141684804, producing MCAVEPHWYDKVTRRFIINPRIWRDQQGFQGSQGHLPVAVEGLSAAYHKIRGSGVVEDDDTVDEALQGLQCTLDAIGFTYLLQKPPRPPLATPRTSGAHARRPGTAFFHAAPAPRDGWELWPRLLGGEGSSLYTSSGSGWEHSSPGQGHTDPYVSLGSQFTSP